One genomic window of Cupriavidus oxalaticus includes the following:
- a CDS encoding PLP-dependent aminotransferase family protein produces MELHLALDHAGDLTAQIVHQIRDAIQSGRLEAGARMPPTRLLGTQLGVARKTVTTAYERLVAEGWLHARVGDGTYVAEGLARKPVRIAAAPVLPPAVLRWMAAEAPFLGPAGGARYAFQPGQADTARFPHEAWSRCVRAALAAERQRAPGPADPSGEMPLRQAIATHIAFTRGVQGAPTDILVTAGAQQGIDLAARLLLGPGAVVAMENPGYPMARALFQGLGARVVPVPVDGEGLVVEALPGEATLVFVTPSHQSPLGVPMSLARRQALLDWAARRHAVILEDDYDSEFRYGGQALDALQTLDRHGRVVYLGTFSKTLLANLRCGYLVVPPWLMPAARKVKHLMDWYTPTLIQQALARFMSEGHLLRHIRRSHARHAQRRARLLARLHGDLSPWLEALPAMAGFHLAARLRVPMASDALVAMARLADLELATLDPFYATPPPTCAGLLLGFGAIDLLDIDPALDRLAMVLSALAPEPARVV; encoded by the coding sequence ATGGAGCTCCATCTCGCGCTGGACCACGCCGGCGACCTGACCGCGCAGATCGTCCACCAGATCCGCGACGCCATCCAGTCGGGGCGCCTGGAGGCCGGCGCACGCATGCCGCCCACGCGGCTGCTCGGCACGCAGCTGGGCGTCGCGCGCAAGACCGTGACCACGGCCTACGAGCGGCTGGTGGCGGAGGGCTGGCTGCACGCCCGCGTCGGCGATGGCACCTATGTCGCCGAGGGACTGGCGCGCAAGCCGGTGCGCATCGCCGCCGCGCCGGTGCTGCCGCCGGCAGTTCTGCGCTGGATGGCGGCCGAGGCGCCCTTCCTCGGGCCGGCCGGCGGCGCGCGCTACGCCTTCCAGCCAGGCCAGGCCGACACCGCGCGCTTTCCGCACGAAGCCTGGTCGCGCTGCGTGCGCGCGGCACTCGCGGCGGAGCGGCAACGCGCGCCCGGGCCCGCGGATCCCAGTGGCGAGATGCCGCTGCGGCAGGCCATTGCCACTCATATTGCCTTCACCCGCGGCGTGCAGGGCGCTCCCACCGATATCCTGGTCACCGCCGGCGCGCAGCAGGGCATCGACCTGGCCGCGCGGCTGCTGCTTGGGCCGGGCGCCGTGGTAGCCATGGAGAATCCCGGCTACCCGATGGCCCGCGCGTTGTTCCAGGGGCTGGGCGCGCGCGTGGTGCCGGTACCGGTGGACGGCGAAGGACTGGTGGTGGAGGCGCTGCCCGGCGAGGCGACGCTGGTCTTCGTCACGCCGTCGCACCAGTCGCCGCTGGGCGTGCCGATGAGCCTGGCGCGGCGGCAGGCGCTGCTCGACTGGGCCGCGCGCCGCCACGCGGTGATCCTGGAGGACGACTACGACAGCGAGTTCCGCTATGGCGGGCAGGCGCTGGACGCACTGCAGACGCTGGACCGCCACGGCCGCGTGGTGTACCTGGGGACGTTTTCCAAGACGCTGCTGGCCAACCTGCGCTGCGGCTATCTGGTGGTGCCGCCATGGCTGATGCCGGCGGCACGCAAGGTCAAGCACCTGATGGACTGGTACACCCCGACGCTGATCCAGCAGGCGCTGGCGCGCTTCATGTCGGAGGGACACCTGCTGCGCCATATCCGGCGCTCTCACGCGCGCCATGCGCAGCGGCGCGCGCGGCTGCTGGCGCGGCTGCACGGCGACCTGTCACCGTGGCTCGAAGCCCTGCCGGCAATGGCCGGGTTTCACCTGGCGGCGCGGCTGCGCGTGCCAATGGCTTCCGACGCGCTGGTGGCGATGGCACGGCTCGCGGACCTGGAACTGGCCACCCTCGACCCCTTCTACGCCACGCCGCCACCGACCTGCGCCGGCCTGCTGCTCGGCTTCGGCGCCATCGACCTGCTCGACATCGATCCGGCGCTCGACCGGCTGGCAATGGTACTCTCTGCCTTGGCCCCCGAGCCGGCGCGCGTCGTGTGA
- a CDS encoding PLP-dependent aminotransferase family protein produces MESTPLYRQVAGHYRRAIEAGTLTAGDRMPSVRALMGLHGVSLSTALQACRQLESDGLLEARPRAGYFVSAPQRAPLAPLTEPDAALPDPAQYVGIHQRISGLLARSQHQHVHTNLGGAYCAPSLYPADALRSAAARALRRHPMLFAEAVEPEGHAPLRGAIARQALHARMQLAPEEIVITHGCTEALNLALRAVAGPGDVIAVESPTYYGLLQILESLGMRALEIPCSPQTGMSLEALELAAQHYDNIRAVAVVPNLQNPLGCIMPDAHKARLVQWCEARGIALIEDDCFSATADGDTQPAAAKAWDSSGNVIHCASLHKVLAPGMRLGWIAAGKWQPRVEMLKFGLSRPNEMLSQMAAADFLASGAHERHLRRLRTRLQLQREWFAQAVATSFPAGTRLGSPRGGMHLWVEMPAQVSSEAVFDQALQAGIRVMPGVMFSNAGRFDHCLRINCGTPRSAQIERALATLAGVVQKLAG; encoded by the coding sequence ATGGAATCCACCCCGCTCTACCGCCAGGTTGCCGGCCACTACCGCCGCGCCATCGAAGCCGGCACCCTGACCGCCGGCGACCGCATGCCCTCCGTGCGCGCGCTGATGGGACTGCACGGCGTCAGCCTGTCCACGGCGCTGCAGGCCTGCCGCCAGCTGGAGAGCGACGGCCTGCTCGAAGCCCGACCGCGCGCCGGCTATTTTGTTTCGGCGCCCCAGCGCGCGCCGCTCGCGCCGCTGACCGAGCCCGACGCAGCGCTGCCCGATCCCGCGCAGTACGTCGGCATCCACCAGCGCATTTCGGGGCTGCTGGCGCGCAGCCAGCACCAGCATGTCCATACCAACCTGGGCGGCGCCTACTGCGCGCCCTCGCTGTATCCCGCCGATGCGCTGCGCAGCGCCGCAGCGCGCGCCCTGCGCCGGCATCCGATGCTGTTCGCCGAGGCGGTCGAGCCGGAGGGCCATGCGCCGCTGCGCGGCGCCATCGCGCGCCAGGCGCTGCACGCGCGGATGCAGCTGGCGCCGGAGGAGATCGTCATCACGCACGGCTGTACCGAGGCGCTCAACCTGGCGCTGCGCGCGGTGGCCGGCCCGGGCGACGTGATCGCGGTGGAATCGCCCACCTACTACGGGCTGCTGCAGATCCTCGAAAGCCTCGGCATGCGCGCGCTGGAAATCCCGTGCAGCCCGCAGACCGGGATGTCGCTCGAAGCGCTCGAACTGGCGGCACAGCACTACGACAATATCCGCGCGGTGGCGGTGGTGCCCAACCTGCAGAACCCGCTCGGCTGCATCATGCCCGACGCGCACAAGGCGCGGCTGGTGCAGTGGTGCGAGGCGCGCGGCATCGCGCTGATCGAGGACGACTGCTTCTCCGCCACCGCCGACGGCGATACGCAGCCGGCGGCGGCCAAGGCCTGGGATAGCAGCGGCAACGTGATCCACTGCGCTTCGCTGCACAAGGTGCTGGCGCCGGGCATGCGGCTCGGCTGGATCGCCGCCGGCAAATGGCAGCCGCGCGTGGAAATGCTCAAGTTCGGGCTGTCGCGGCCCAACGAGATGCTGTCGCAGATGGCGGCGGCGGACTTCCTCGCCAGCGGCGCGCATGAACGGCACCTGCGCCGCCTGCGCACGCGGCTGCAGCTGCAGCGCGAATGGTTCGCCCAGGCGGTGGCGACCAGCTTCCCGGCCGGCACGCGGCTGGGCTCGCCGCGCGGCGGCATGCACCTGTGGGTGGAGATGCCCGCGCAGGTCTCGTCCGAGGCGGTTTTCGACCAGGCGCTGCAGGCCGGCATCCGCGTCATGCCCGGGGTGATGTTCTCCAACGCCGGGCGCTTCGACCATTGCCTGCGCATCAACTGCGGCACGCCGCGATCGGCGCAGATCGAGCGCGCGCTGGCCACACTCGCCGGCGTGGTCCAGAAGCTGGCGGGCTGA
- the lpxO gene encoding lipid A hydroxylase LpxO encodes MIKWIIVAGYLGAILYVHFRGKVRLKIWRQLLDHSALVAPINCFMYAFSGVPRTPYIPVKNFPDLEKLRAAWPEIRDEGLALAAMRKIKAADKNDDAGFNSFFKYGWKRFYLKWYEAQHPSAEVLCPKTVALLRELPSVKAAMFAELPPGGKLNPHRDPFAGSLRYHLGLATPNDDRCFIEVDGERHSWRDGEGVVFDETYLHWAENRSDANRLILFCDIERPMRYGWAARFNHWMGRKVMTAASSPNDEHDQTGMINKLFRFVWLGGQYRRRFKAWNRQLYYVAKFGLIVGGVALVIFL; translated from the coding sequence GTGATCAAGTGGATAATCGTCGCGGGCTACCTCGGTGCCATCCTGTATGTGCACTTCCGCGGCAAGGTAAGGCTGAAGATCTGGCGCCAGCTGCTGGACCATTCGGCGCTGGTCGCGCCGATCAACTGCTTTATGTACGCGTTCTCGGGCGTGCCGCGCACGCCGTATATTCCGGTCAAAAATTTCCCCGACCTGGAGAAGCTGCGCGCCGCGTGGCCGGAGATCCGCGACGAAGGCCTGGCGCTGGCCGCGATGCGCAAGATCAAGGCCGCGGACAAGAACGACGACGCCGGCTTCAATTCCTTCTTCAAGTACGGCTGGAAGCGTTTCTACCTGAAGTGGTACGAGGCCCAGCACCCGTCCGCCGAAGTGCTGTGCCCCAAGACCGTGGCGCTGCTGCGCGAGCTGCCGAGCGTGAAGGCCGCGATGTTCGCCGAGCTGCCCCCGGGCGGCAAGCTCAATCCGCACCGCGACCCGTTCGCGGGCTCGCTGCGCTACCACCTGGGCCTGGCCACGCCCAACGATGACCGCTGCTTCATCGAGGTCGACGGCGAGCGCCACAGCTGGCGCGACGGCGAGGGCGTGGTGTTCGACGAAACCTACCTGCACTGGGCCGAGAACCGCAGCGACGCCAACCGGCTGATCCTGTTCTGCGATATCGAGCGGCCGATGCGCTATGGCTGGGCCGCCAGGTTCAACCACTGGATGGGCCGCAAGGTCATGACCGCGGCCAGCTCGCCCAATGACGAGCACGACCAGACCGGCATGATCAACAAGCTGTTCCGCTTTGTCTGGCTGGGCGGGCAATATCGCCGCCGCTTCAAGGCGTGGAACCGCCAGCTGTACTACGTGGCCAAGTTCGGCCTGATCGTGGGGGGCGTGGCCCTGGTCATCTTCCTGTAG
- a CDS encoding Fe2+-dependent dioxygenase, translating into MLLQIPDVLSKDQVAQVRQIIDAAPWTDGNETSGYQSALAKRNLQLPEGSPAARQVGDLIQDALGNNALFFSAALPLKVYPPLFNRYEGGHTFANHVDNAIRYLRGTSFRIRSDLSATLFLTGPDQYDGGELVIEDTYGQQRVKLPAGHMVLYPATSIHHVTPVTRGARVSSFFWIQSMVRDDGQRALLFEMDGRIRQTAQELGQSHEAVIGLTGVYHNLLRRWADA; encoded by the coding sequence ATGTTGCTGCAGATTCCAGACGTACTTTCCAAGGACCAGGTGGCGCAGGTGCGGCAGATCATCGACGCCGCGCCGTGGACCGATGGCAATGAAACCTCGGGCTACCAGTCGGCGCTGGCCAAGCGCAACCTGCAGCTGCCCGAAGGCTCGCCCGCGGCGCGCCAGGTTGGCGACCTGATCCAGGATGCGCTGGGCAACAACGCGTTGTTCTTCTCGGCGGCACTGCCGCTGAAGGTATATCCGCCGCTGTTCAACCGCTACGAGGGCGGGCACACCTTTGCCAACCATGTCGACAACGCGATCCGCTACCTGCGCGGCACCAGCTTCCGCATCCGCAGCGACCTGTCGGCAACGCTGTTCCTGACCGGACCGGACCAGTACGACGGTGGCGAACTGGTGATCGAGGACACCTACGGCCAGCAGCGCGTGAAGCTGCCCGCCGGGCATATGGTGCTGTACCCGGCCACCAGCATCCACCACGTGACGCCGGTCACGCGCGGCGCGCGGGTGTCGTCGTTCTTCTGGATCCAGAGCATGGTGCGCGACGACGGCCAGCGTGCGCTGCTGTTCGAGATGGACGGGCGCATCCGCCAGACCGCGCAGGAACTCGGTCAGTCGCATGAAGCCGTTATCGGCCTGACCGGCGTCTATCACAACCTGCTGCGCCGCTGGGCGGACGCCTGA
- the greB gene encoding transcription elongation factor GreB, whose amino-acid sequence MNKAFVKESSGDEDDDLPEGATPLPPGTKNYITAEGYHRLRNELMQLIDVDRPDVVQIVSWAASNGDRSENGDYLYGKKRLREIDRRIRFLTRRLDKAEVVDPSLQGDNDQIFFGATVTYANRAGEETTITIVGMDEVDLDSNCVSWISPIAKALIKAREGDTVPLRTPAGIEQIDILEVSYPSKKQ is encoded by the coding sequence ATGAACAAGGCATTTGTCAAAGAGTCCTCTGGCGACGAGGACGACGACCTCCCCGAAGGCGCAACGCCGCTGCCACCCGGCACCAAGAACTACATCACCGCCGAAGGCTACCACCGCCTGCGCAATGAGCTGATGCAGCTGATCGACGTCGACCGGCCCGATGTGGTGCAGATCGTCTCGTGGGCGGCATCCAATGGCGACCGCTCCGAGAACGGCGACTATCTCTACGGCAAGAAGCGCCTGCGCGAGATCGACCGCCGCATCCGCTTCCTGACGCGCCGCCTGGACAAGGCCGAGGTGGTCGATCCCTCATTGCAGGGCGACAACGACCAGATCTTCTTCGGCGCCACCGTCACCTACGCCAACCGCGCCGGCGAAGAGACCACCATCACTATCGTGGGCATGGATGAAGTGGACCTGGACAGCAACTGCGTGAGCTGGATCTCGCCGATCGCCAAGGCACTGATCAAGGCGCGCGAAGGCGACACCGTGCCACTGCGCACGCCGGCCGGGATCGAGCAGATCGATATCCTGGAAGTGAGCTACCCGTCAAAGAAACAATAA
- a CDS encoding RelA/SpoT family protein: protein MPSPQPPSQPSSPSTPAAGAHGDAAPPTARKRTIPGQSSVNARTGAPNLPDPLGDDVVGERAVAPALAPGKARAPALQDELAAVQEATPPVADSLFIDAVLAQSYRHFFGPTSQPAVPPRQQVISITRLMEKLAYLKAPDLARVREAFQFSDEAHLGQYRQSGEPYITHPVAVAELCADWKLDVQSIMAALLHDVMEDQGITKSELAEKFGPKVAELVDGLTKLDKLEFQSREQAQAESFRKMLLAMARDVRVILVKLADRTHNMRTLDFVPPEKRRRIALETMEIYAPIAHRLGLNTIYRELQELSFKVGSPFRYATLEKAVKAARGNRREVVKRILEAAQKGLADAGIVAELSGREKTLYSIYRKMHDKQLSFSQVLDVYGFRVVVETQMHCYMAMGALHGLYKPMPGKFKDYIAIPKINGYQSLHTTLVGPFGTPVEFQIRTRDMHQIAEAGVAAHWMYKHQADHANDIQQQAHQWLQSLLDIQSQTGDSQEFLEHVKIDLFPDAVYVFTPKGHIRALPRGATALDFAYAVHSDLGNQCVAVKINNELLPLRTELKSGDIVEVVTAPYSKPNPAWLSFVRTGKARAAIRHYLKTTKLDEAIQLGERLLEQSARQLGIELKAVPQSVWDRMIQWTGNKQREDIFADLALGRRVPAVVAKRMEILLQELSGDVDSALLAAVQTFAGEEAPAVPITGDEGMSIIFSACCRPIPGDSIVGYLGKGEGLQIHVQDCKIAKRLHSKDPEHWIDVMWAKKTTRAFDVSIKVMVRNVKGIVARVAADLTAADANVAHVAMEQQDGSHQEATYMQFIIQVQNRLHLANVMRGLRRNPDVIRIFRDRNDG from the coding sequence ATGCCTTCGCCGCAACCGCCCTCCCAGCCTTCCTCTCCGTCGACGCCCGCGGCGGGCGCGCACGGCGATGCGGCACCGCCCACGGCGCGTAAGCGCACCATCCCGGGCCAGTCTTCCGTGAACGCGCGCACCGGCGCTCCCAATCTTCCCGATCCGCTCGGCGACGATGTCGTCGGGGAGCGTGCCGTCGCGCCCGCGCTGGCGCCGGGCAAGGCGAGGGCGCCCGCGCTGCAGGATGAGCTGGCCGCAGTGCAGGAAGCGACGCCTCCGGTGGCGGACAGCCTGTTTATCGATGCAGTGCTGGCGCAGTCATACCGGCACTTCTTCGGGCCGACCTCGCAGCCGGCGGTACCGCCGCGCCAGCAGGTCATTTCCATCACCCGGCTGATGGAAAAGCTCGCGTACCTGAAGGCGCCCGACCTGGCGCGCGTACGCGAAGCCTTCCAGTTTTCCGACGAGGCCCACCTGGGCCAGTACCGCCAGAGCGGCGAGCCCTACATCACCCATCCGGTGGCGGTGGCGGAGCTGTGCGCGGACTGGAAGCTGGATGTGCAGTCCATCATGGCGGCGCTGCTGCACGACGTGATGGAAGACCAGGGCATCACCAAGAGCGAACTGGCCGAGAAATTCGGCCCCAAGGTCGCCGAACTGGTCGATGGCCTGACCAAGCTGGACAAGCTCGAATTCCAGAGCCGCGAGCAGGCGCAGGCGGAAAGCTTCCGCAAGATGCTGCTGGCGATGGCGCGCGACGTGCGCGTGATCCTGGTGAAGCTGGCCGACCGTACGCACAACATGCGCACGCTCGACTTCGTGCCGCCGGAGAAGCGCCGCCGCATCGCGCTGGAGACCATGGAGATCTATGCGCCGATCGCGCACCGTCTCGGTCTCAACACCATCTACCGCGAACTGCAGGAACTGTCGTTCAAGGTCGGCTCGCCGTTCCGTTACGCCACGCTTGAAAAAGCGGTCAAGGCCGCGCGCGGCAACCGGCGCGAGGTGGTCAAGCGCATTCTCGAGGCGGCGCAGAAGGGGCTGGCCGATGCCGGCATCGTGGCCGAACTGTCCGGCCGCGAGAAAACGCTGTACAGCATCTACCGCAAGATGCACGACAAGCAGCTGTCGTTCTCGCAGGTGCTCGACGTGTATGGTTTCCGCGTGGTGGTGGAAACGCAGATGCACTGCTACATGGCGATGGGCGCGCTGCACGGTCTGTACAAGCCGATGCCCGGCAAGTTCAAGGACTATATCGCGATCCCCAAGATCAACGGCTACCAGTCGCTGCACACCACGCTGGTGGGCCCGTTCGGCACGCCGGTCGAGTTCCAGATCCGCACGCGCGACATGCACCAGATCGCCGAGGCCGGCGTGGCCGCGCACTGGATGTACAAGCACCAGGCCGACCACGCCAACGATATCCAGCAGCAGGCGCACCAGTGGCTGCAGTCGCTGCTCGATATCCAGAGCCAGACCGGCGATTCGCAGGAATTCCTCGAGCACGTCAAGATCGACCTGTTCCCGGATGCGGTCTACGTGTTCACGCCCAAGGGCCATATCCGCGCGCTGCCGCGCGGCGCCACCGCGCTGGACTTTGCCTACGCGGTGCACAGCGACCTGGGCAACCAGTGCGTCGCGGTCAAGATCAACAACGAGCTGCTGCCGCTGCGCACCGAACTCAAGAGCGGCGATATCGTCGAGGTGGTGACGGCGCCGTACTCCAAGCCGAATCCGGCGTGGCTGTCGTTCGTGCGCACCGGCAAGGCGCGCGCGGCGATTCGCCATTACCTGAAGACCACCAAGCTGGACGAAGCGATCCAGCTCGGCGAGCGGTTGCTGGAACAATCCGCGCGCCAGCTCGGCATCGAGCTGAAGGCGGTGCCGCAGTCGGTGTGGGACCGCATGATCCAGTGGACCGGCAACAAGCAGCGCGAAGACATCTTCGCCGACCTGGCGCTGGGCCGGCGCGTGCCGGCGGTGGTGGCCAAGCGCATGGAGATCCTGCTGCAGGAGCTGTCCGGCGACGTCGACAGCGCGCTGCTGGCGGCGGTGCAGACCTTTGCCGGCGAAGAGGCGCCCGCGGTGCCGATCACCGGCGACGAGGGCATGTCGATAATCTTCTCGGCGTGCTGCCGTCCGATCCCCGGCGATTCGATCGTGGGCTACCTGGGCAAGGGCGAAGGGCTGCAGATCCACGTGCAGGACTGCAAGATCGCCAAGCGCCTGCACAGCAAGGATCCGGAGCACTGGATCGACGTGATGTGGGCCAAGAAAACCACGCGTGCCTTCGACGTGTCGATCAAAGTGATGGTGCGCAACGTCAAGGGCATCGTCGCCCGCGTCGCCGCGGACCTGACCGCCGCCGATGCCAACGTCGCGCACGTGGCGATGGAGCAGCAGGACGGCAGCCACCAGGAAGCCACCTACATGCAGTTCATTATCCAGGTGCAGAACCGCCTGCACCTGGCCAACGTGATGCGCGGGCTGCGCCGCAACCCCGACGTCATCCGCATCTTCCGCGACCGCAACGACGGCTAG
- a CDS encoding carboxymuconolactone decarboxylase family protein — translation MEERMNWQDVAPDAYKAMVGVEIYIARCGLENSLKELVKIRASQINGCAFCLDMHVTDARKHGESDRRLSLLPAWREVSWFSARERAALAWTEALTLLPQSQAPDADYNAVREQFSEKEIADLTLLISMINAWNRFGVGFRRQPPAL, via the coding sequence ATGGAAGAACGTATGAACTGGCAAGACGTGGCCCCTGATGCCTACAAGGCCATGGTCGGCGTAGAGATCTACATTGCCCGCTGCGGGCTGGAAAACAGCCTGAAGGAACTGGTGAAGATCCGTGCGTCGCAGATCAACGGCTGTGCCTTCTGCCTGGATATGCATGTGACCGACGCGCGCAAGCACGGCGAGAGCGATCGCCGCCTGAGCCTGCTGCCGGCATGGCGCGAAGTGAGCTGGTTCAGCGCGCGCGAGCGTGCCGCGCTGGCCTGGACCGAGGCGCTGACGCTGCTGCCGCAAAGCCAGGCGCCCGACGCCGACTACAACGCGGTGCGCGAGCAGTTCTCGGAAAAGGAAATTGCCGACCTGACGCTGCTGATCTCGATGATCAATGCGTGGAACCGTTTCGGCGTCGGCTTCCGCCGCCAGCCGCCGGCGCTCTGA
- a CDS encoding sensor domain-containing diguanylate cyclase: MSSPSAASRNRPAGTEPGNSFDDYQTLFQLAPVSLWLEDFSDVRVHFEQLRRDGVTDLRAYLRANPHQVAQCSSLIRVIDVNQRTLDLFRAADLDDLIANLETVFRDDMFDQHVEELGQLWDGGNRFASQTVNYTLDGERLDIRLEATVMPGHEGSWERVLLSIEDITARVRTERELRRSEQYAVGLFEHSPVSLWVEDFSAVKMLLDEVRAAGITDFRTFLNVHPDFVSRCMQEIRVLDVNRQTLLMFGAESKEILLSRLGDVFRDDMRIHFAEQLIDLWHEKLWQQREVINYALDGRQVDVFMQWSVFPGCEADWDQVLVSLTDITARKKAEAYVEFLGKHDVLTKLYNRAYYEDELARLGRKGPWPVSVVAVDLNGLKVVNDQFGHGDGDGLLRRTGEVLKKAVGEQACVARIGGDEFMVLLPGRDERGAATVVEQIEKVVELNNTFYPGVRLSFSIGHATCVQGERLTDSVKVADSRMYEAKRAHYEALGNERRREN, encoded by the coding sequence TTGAGCAGTCCATCCGCGGCATCGCGCAACCGCCCTGCCGGCACCGAGCCGGGCAACAGCTTCGACGATTACCAGACACTGTTCCAGCTCGCCCCGGTGTCACTGTGGCTGGAAGACTTCAGCGACGTGCGGGTGCACTTCGAACAGTTGCGCCGCGACGGGGTCACCGACCTGCGCGCCTACCTGCGCGCCAATCCGCACCAGGTGGCGCAATGCTCGTCGCTGATCCGCGTGATCGACGTCAACCAGCGCACGCTCGACCTGTTCCGCGCGGCCGACCTCGATGACCTCATCGCCAATCTCGAGACGGTCTTCCGCGACGACATGTTCGACCAGCATGTGGAAGAACTCGGCCAGCTCTGGGACGGCGGCAACCGCTTTGCCAGCCAGACCGTCAACTACACGCTGGACGGCGAACGCCTCGACATCCGGCTCGAAGCCACGGTGATGCCCGGCCATGAAGGCAGCTGGGAGCGCGTACTGCTGTCGATCGAGGACATCACCGCGCGCGTGCGCACCGAACGCGAGCTGCGCCGCAGCGAGCAATACGCCGTTGGCCTGTTCGAACACTCGCCGGTATCGCTGTGGGTGGAAGACTTCAGCGCGGTCAAGATGCTGCTCGATGAAGTGCGCGCAGCCGGCATCACCGACTTCCGCACTTTCCTCAACGTGCATCCAGACTTCGTCTCGCGCTGCATGCAGGAGATCCGCGTGCTCGACGTCAACCGGCAGACGCTGCTGATGTTTGGCGCCGAGTCCAAGGAGATCCTGCTGTCGCGCCTCGGCGACGTGTTCCGCGACGACATGCGCATCCACTTTGCCGAGCAGCTGATCGACCTCTGGCACGAGAAGCTGTGGCAGCAGCGCGAAGTCATCAACTACGCGCTCGATGGCCGCCAGGTCGACGTCTTCATGCAGTGGTCGGTCTTCCCCGGCTGCGAGGCCGACTGGGACCAGGTGCTGGTGTCGCTGACCGACATCACCGCGCGCAAGAAGGCCGAGGCCTATGTCGAATTCCTGGGCAAGCACGACGTGCTGACCAAGCTCTACAACCGCGCCTACTATGAAGACGAACTGGCTCGGCTCGGCCGCAAGGGACCATGGCCGGTCAGCGTGGTGGCGGTGGATTTGAACGGACTGAAGGTGGTCAACGACCAGTTCGGCCACGGGGACGGCGACGGCCTGCTGCGCCGCACCGGCGAGGTGCTGAAGAAAGCGGTGGGCGAGCAGGCCTGCGTGGCGCGCATCGGCGGCGACGAATTCATGGTGCTGCTGCCCGGCCGCGACGAGCGCGGCGCCGCCACGGTGGTCGAGCAGATCGAGAAGGTGGTCGAGCTGAACAACACCTTCTATCCCGGCGTGCGCCTGAGCTTCTCTATCGGCCACGCCACCTGCGTGCAGGGCGAGCGCCTGACCGACTCGGTCAAGGTGGCCGACAGCCGCATGTACGAAGCCAAGCGCGCGCACTACGAGGCGCTGGGCAACGAGCGCCGCCGCGAGAACTGA
- the rpoZ gene encoding DNA-directed RNA polymerase subunit omega: MARITVEDCLKHIPNRFELALAATYRARQLVQGHTPKVEAKDKPTVVALREIASGQVGIEMLKKVPT; encoded by the coding sequence ATGGCGCGTATTACCGTCGAAGATTGTCTGAAACACATCCCGAATCGTTTCGAGCTCGCCCTGGCGGCCACGTACCGTGCGCGCCAGCTGGTGCAGGGCCACACGCCCAAGGTCGAGGCCAAGGACAAGCCGACCGTGGTGGCACTGCGCGAGATCGCGTCGGGCCAGGTCGGCATCGAGATGCTGAAGAAGGTCCCGACCTGA